A DNA window from Vigna angularis cultivar LongXiaoDou No.4 chromosome 1, ASM1680809v1, whole genome shotgun sequence contains the following coding sequences:
- the LOC108347692 gene encoding uncharacterized protein LOC108347692: protein MGSSQWPPKVSMELHVNNREKLLASLRQHLSDSSRPLHGFVLLQGGEEQTRYDTDHLELFRQESFFAYLFGVTEPGFYGAIDIATGDSLLFAPRLPSEYAVWLGKIKQLSYFKEHYMVSTTFFSDEIASVLQQHYQGAGKPLLFLLHGLNTDSNNFSKPAEFQGIDKFDKDLTTLHPILTECRVIKSKLEIALIQYANDISSEAHVEVMRKTKVGMKEYQLESIFLHHTYMYGGCRHCSYTCICATGENSAVLHYGHAAAPNDKTLEDGDMALFDMGAEYNFYGSDITCSFPINGKFTSDQSLIYNAVLDAHNAVISSMKPGVNWVDMHILAEKVILESLKRGNVLLGDVEDMMAARLGAVFMPHGLGHFLGIDTHDPGGYLQGLERRKEPGLKSLRTIRDLREGMVITVEPGCYFIDALLLPAMDNPMTTKFLNQEAINRYKDFGGVRIESDVLVTAAGCYNMTKCPREIGEIEGVMAGAPWPAKNISTHDRNGLEI from the exons ATGGGTTCGTCTCAGTGGCCTCCGAAGGTGTCGATGGAGCTTCACGTCAATAACCGAGAGAAGCTTCTCGCATCTCTTCGTCAACACCTTTCCGATTCTTCTCGTCCTCTCCACGGCTTCGTTCTTCTTCAG GGTGGCGAAGAGCAAACGCGTTACGACACCGATCACTTGGAGCTCTTCAG GCAGGAGAGTTTCTTCGCTTACTTGTTTGGAGTGACAGAGCCTGGATTCTATGGAGCTATT GACATTGCGACTGGGGACTCTCTCTTGTTTGCTCCCAGGTTACCTTCTGAGTATGCTGTTTGGTTGGGGAAGATTAAGCAACTCTCCTATTTTAAG GAACACTACATGGTTAGCACAACATTCTTTTCAGATGAGATTGCAAGTGTTTTGCAACAACATTACCAGGGTGCGGGAAAACCTTTACTGTTTCTATTGCATGGACTTAATACAGATAGCAATAATTTCTCTAAACCGGCAGAGTTTCAG GGCATTGATAAGTTTGATAAGGATTTGACTACTTTGCATCCTATATTGACGGAGTGCCGTGTCATAAAGTCAAAGCTCGAAATTGCGCTTATTCAGTATGCCAATGATATAAGCTCCGAAGCTCATGTTGAG GTCATGAGAAAAACTAAGGTTGGAATGAAGGAGTATCAGCTTGAAAGCATTTTTCTTCATCATACCTACATGTATGGTGGATGTCGGCATTGTTCCTATACATGTATTTGTGCTACTGGTGAAAATAG TGCTGTTCTTCATTACGGCCATGCGGCAGCTCCTAATGACAAG ACATTGGAAGATGGGGACATGGCACTGTTTGACATGGGAGCTGAGTACAATTTCTATGGGTCTGACATAACCTGTTCTTTCCCT ATAAATGGGAAGTTTACAAGCGATCAATCTCTTATATATAAT GCTGTGCTAGATGCTCACAATGCTGTTATATCTTCAATGAAACCTGGAGTAAACTGGGTTGATATGCACAT ATTGGCTGAAAAAGTTATTCTCGAGTCACTGAAGAGGGGAAACGTTCTTTTGGG TGATGTTGAGGACATGATGGCTGCACGCTTGGGTGCAGTTTTTATGCCACATGGTCTCGGGCATTTCCTTGGTATTGATACACATGATCCTGGAGGCTACTTACAG GGCCTGGAAAGAAGAAAGGAACCTGGATTAAAATCTTTACGGACAATCAGGGATCTCCGAGAAGGAATG GTTATCACTGTGGAGCCTGGATGCTACTTTATTGACGCCTTGTTACTTCCTGCCATGGATAATCCAATGACTACCAAGTTCTTGAACCAGGAAGCCATTAATAGATATAAAGATTTTGGTGGAGTTCGAATCGAGAGTGATGTG CTTGTCACTGCCGCTGGTTGCTACAATATGACAAAGTGTCCCAGGGAAATAGGCGAGATTGAGGGGGTGATGGCCGGGGCACCATGGCCAGCGAAGAACATCTCTACTCATGACAGAAATGGATTAGAAATCTAA
- the LOC108346323 gene encoding protein NDL1 isoform X2, with product MFTTAMPESIDSVSFDMEKIYLGGKEHHIRTGCGSVSVIVYGDPDKPALITYPDLALNYMSCFQGLFFCPEAASLLLHNFCIYHISPPGHELGAAAICCEDPVPSAEDLADQIIEILNYFGLGAVMCMGVTAGAYILTLFAIKYRERVLGLILVSPLCKAPSWTEWFYNKVMSNLLYFYGMCGLLKECLLQRYFSKEVRGNVAVAESEIVQACRKLLDERKRTNVLRFLQAINQRPDISDGLKRLKCRTLIFVGDSSPFHSEALYMTSKLDRRYSALVEVQACGSMVTEEQPHAMLIPMEYFFMGYGLYRPTHFSESPRSPLSPSCISPELLSPESMGLKLKPIKTRVSLKV from the exons ATGTTCACCACAGCCATGCCAGAATCCATTGATTCCGTTTCATTCGACATGGAGAAGATCTACCTCGGTGGAAAG GAGCATCATATTCGAACTGGCTGTGGTTCTGTGTCTGTCATAGTCTATGGGGATCCTGACAAACCAGCTCTGATCACCTATCCGGATTTGGCTCTAAACT ATATGTCATGTTTCCAAGGATTATTTTTCTGTCCAGAGGCAGCTTCTTTACTGCTTCACAACTTCTGCATATATCATATCAGTCCTCCCGGACATGAG TTGGGAGCAGCTGCAATTTGTTGCGAGGATCCTGTTCCTTCTGCTGAAGACTTAGCAGATCAAATAATCGAGATCCTCAACTATTTTGG GCTTGGTGCAGTGATGTGTATGGGAGTGACAGCTGGTGCTTATATCCTTACTCTTTTTGCT ATAAAATATAGGGAGCGTGTTCTTGGTTTAATACTAGTTTCTCCCTTATGCAAAGCACCGTCTTGGACTGAATGGTTTTATAACAAG GTGATGTCAAACTTGTTATATTTCTACGGTATGTGTGGCTTGCTGAAAGAGTGTTTACTTCAGCGATACTTCAGCAAG GAAGTTCGCGGTAACGTTGCAGTTGCAGAATCAGAGATAGTTCAAGCCTGCAGAAAA CTGCTGGATGAGAGAAAGAGAACAAACGTTTTGCGGTTTCTTCAAGCAATTAATCA GAGGCCTGATATTTCAGATGGATTGAAAAGACTAAAATGCCGAACACTTATTTTTGTTGGAGACAGTTCTCCTTTCCATTCAGAGGCTCTATACATGACTTCAAAACTTGATAGGAGATACAGTGCCTTGGTTGAG GTGCAGGCTTGTGGATCGATGGTTACAGAAGAACAGCCACATGCAATGCTGATACCAATGGAGTACTTTTTCATGGGGTATGGGCTTTATAGACCAACCCATTTCAGTGAAAGCCCAAGAAGCCCACTGAGCCCATCGTGCATCTCTCCTGAGCTCCTTTCACCGGAAAGCATGGGACTGAAGCTGAAGCCCATAAAGACTCGTGTTTCACTGAAGGTTTGA
- the LOC108346323 gene encoding protein NDL1 isoform X3: MSCFQGLFFCPEAASLLLHNFCIYHISPPGHELGAAAICCEDPVPSAEDLADQIIEILNYFGLGAVMCMGVTAGAYILTLFAIKYRERVLGLILVSPLCKAPSWTEWFYNKVMSNLLYFYGMCGLLKECLLQRYFSKVLWWNYANPLVAESEIVQACRKLLDERKRTNVLRFLQAINQRPDISDGLKRLKCRTLIFVGDSSPFHSEALYMTSKLDRRYSALVEVQACGSMVTEEQPHAMLIPMEYFFMGYGLYRPTHFSESPRSPLSPSCISPELLSPESMGLKLKPIKTRVSLKV, translated from the exons ATGTCATGTTTCCAAGGATTATTTTTCTGTCCAGAGGCAGCTTCTTTACTGCTTCACAACTTCTGCATATATCATATCAGTCCTCCCGGACATGAG TTGGGAGCAGCTGCAATTTGTTGCGAGGATCCTGTTCCTTCTGCTGAAGACTTAGCAGATCAAATAATCGAGATCCTCAACTATTTTGG GCTTGGTGCAGTGATGTGTATGGGAGTGACAGCTGGTGCTTATATCCTTACTCTTTTTGCT ATAAAATATAGGGAGCGTGTTCTTGGTTTAATACTAGTTTCTCCCTTATGCAAAGCACCGTCTTGGACTGAATGGTTTTATAACAAG GTGATGTCAAACTTGTTATATTTCTACGGTATGTGTGGCTTGCTGAAAGAGTGTTTACTTCAGCGATACTTCAGCAAGGTATTGTGGTGGAACTATGCAAATCCCTTAG TTGCAGAATCAGAGATAGTTCAAGCCTGCAGAAAA CTGCTGGATGAGAGAAAGAGAACAAACGTTTTGCGGTTTCTTCAAGCAATTAATCA GAGGCCTGATATTTCAGATGGATTGAAAAGACTAAAATGCCGAACACTTATTTTTGTTGGAGACAGTTCTCCTTTCCATTCAGAGGCTCTATACATGACTTCAAAACTTGATAGGAGATACAGTGCCTTGGTTGAG GTGCAGGCTTGTGGATCGATGGTTACAGAAGAACAGCCACATGCAATGCTGATACCAATGGAGTACTTTTTCATGGGGTATGGGCTTTATAGACCAACCCATTTCAGTGAAAGCCCAAGAAGCCCACTGAGCCCATCGTGCATCTCTCCTGAGCTCCTTTCACCGGAAAGCATGGGACTGAAGCTGAAGCCCATAAAGACTCGTGTTTCACTGAAGGTTTGA
- the LOC108347548 gene encoding uncharacterized protein LOC108347548, whose product MASKLHQLQSKACQASQFVAKHGSNYYRQLLEQNKQYIQEPPTVEKCNLLSKQLFYTRLASIPGRTESFWKELDYAKNLWKNRKDLKVEDAGIAALFGLECFAWFCGGEIVGRGFTFTGYYV is encoded by the exons ATGGCATCAAAGTTGCACCAGCTGCAGTCCAAAGCATGTCAAGCATCTCAATTTGTAGCCAAACACGGAAGTAACTACTACAGGCAATTGTTGGAGCAGAACAAGCAATATATTCAGGAGCCTCCTACAGTAGAGAAATGCAACCTGCTTTCAAAACAATTGTTTTACACCCGTCTTGCTAG TATTCCGGGTCGTACAGAGTCATTCTGGAAGGAACTTGATTATGCCAAGAATTTATGGAAGAACAGGAAAGACCTAAAGGTAGAAGATGCAGGTATTGCTGCTTTGTTTGGCCTGGAATGCTTTGCATGGTTTTGCGGTGGTGAGATTGTTGGAAGGGGATTTACTTTCACCGGTTATTATGTCTGA
- the LOC108346323 gene encoding protein NDL1 isoform X1 produces MFTTAMPESIDSVSFDMEKIYLGGKEHHIRTGCGSVSVIVYGDPDKPALITYPDLALNYMSCFQGLFFCPEAASLLLHNFCIYHISPPGHELGAAAICCEDPVPSAEDLADQIIEILNYFGLGAVMCMGVTAGAYILTLFAIKYRERVLGLILVSPLCKAPSWTEWFYNKVMSNLLYFYGMCGLLKECLLQRYFSKVLWWNYANPLVAESEIVQACRKLLDERKRTNVLRFLQAINQRPDISDGLKRLKCRTLIFVGDSSPFHSEALYMTSKLDRRYSALVEVQACGSMVTEEQPHAMLIPMEYFFMGYGLYRPTHFSESPRSPLSPSCISPELLSPESMGLKLKPIKTRVSLKV; encoded by the exons ATGTTCACCACAGCCATGCCAGAATCCATTGATTCCGTTTCATTCGACATGGAGAAGATCTACCTCGGTGGAAAG GAGCATCATATTCGAACTGGCTGTGGTTCTGTGTCTGTCATAGTCTATGGGGATCCTGACAAACCAGCTCTGATCACCTATCCGGATTTGGCTCTAAACT ATATGTCATGTTTCCAAGGATTATTTTTCTGTCCAGAGGCAGCTTCTTTACTGCTTCACAACTTCTGCATATATCATATCAGTCCTCCCGGACATGAG TTGGGAGCAGCTGCAATTTGTTGCGAGGATCCTGTTCCTTCTGCTGAAGACTTAGCAGATCAAATAATCGAGATCCTCAACTATTTTGG GCTTGGTGCAGTGATGTGTATGGGAGTGACAGCTGGTGCTTATATCCTTACTCTTTTTGCT ATAAAATATAGGGAGCGTGTTCTTGGTTTAATACTAGTTTCTCCCTTATGCAAAGCACCGTCTTGGACTGAATGGTTTTATAACAAG GTGATGTCAAACTTGTTATATTTCTACGGTATGTGTGGCTTGCTGAAAGAGTGTTTACTTCAGCGATACTTCAGCAAGGTATTGTGGTGGAACTATGCAAATCCCTTAG TTGCAGAATCAGAGATAGTTCAAGCCTGCAGAAAA CTGCTGGATGAGAGAAAGAGAACAAACGTTTTGCGGTTTCTTCAAGCAATTAATCA GAGGCCTGATATTTCAGATGGATTGAAAAGACTAAAATGCCGAACACTTATTTTTGTTGGAGACAGTTCTCCTTTCCATTCAGAGGCTCTATACATGACTTCAAAACTTGATAGGAGATACAGTGCCTTGGTTGAG GTGCAGGCTTGTGGATCGATGGTTACAGAAGAACAGCCACATGCAATGCTGATACCAATGGAGTACTTTTTCATGGGGTATGGGCTTTATAGACCAACCCATTTCAGTGAAAGCCCAAGAAGCCCACTGAGCCCATCGTGCATCTCTCCTGAGCTCCTTTCACCGGAAAGCATGGGACTGAAGCTGAAGCCCATAAAGACTCGTGTTTCACTGAAGGTTTGA